A genomic window from Candidatus Polarisedimenticolaceae bacterium includes:
- a CDS encoding GNAT family N-acetyltransferase has protein sequence MPQLEIHELAAAELSSAAAVLGRGMRDNPLHVRVFGEDPARREESLTRFFLPVLRGIARKGIVLGGYRGDALVGVCAMARPGRCQPSVAEKMRLAPGLIAREGRTTLHRVLEWTGAWSKHDPTDPHWHLGPIAVDRTAQGQGIGSALLEAFARRMDERRATAYLETDKEANVRLYERLGFTVQGEEAVLGVPNWYMMRTPLSAARSRGTVAEERPAVKHVLETALYCDDLEKTTRFYCDVLGLMPLFADTRLTALDAGHGTVLLLFRRGGSLAPMPFPGGIIPPHDAAGPAHVAFAVGASEMESWERRLESAGIATDGRVNWERGGRSIYFRDPEGHSIELATPGTWPTY, from the coding sequence GTGCCTCAACTCGAGATCCACGAGCTGGCGGCGGCCGAGCTTTCGTCCGCGGCGGCGGTCCTCGGCCGCGGCATGCGCGACAACCCGCTCCACGTCCGCGTGTTCGGAGAGGATCCCGCACGGCGCGAGGAGTCGCTGACGCGCTTCTTCCTCCCCGTGCTCCGCGGGATCGCGCGCAAGGGGATCGTTCTCGGCGGCTACCGCGGCGATGCGCTCGTGGGCGTCTGCGCCATGGCGCGACCCGGGCGTTGCCAACCGTCGGTGGCGGAGAAAATGCGCTTGGCGCCCGGGCTGATCGCGCGTGAGGGGCGCACGACGCTCCACCGCGTGCTCGAGTGGACCGGAGCGTGGTCGAAGCACGATCCCACGGATCCCCATTGGCACCTCGGCCCCATCGCGGTCGACCGTACGGCGCAGGGCCAGGGGATCGGGAGCGCGCTCCTCGAGGCGTTCGCTCGGCGGATGGACGAGAGGCGTGCCACCGCCTACCTCGAGACCGACAAGGAAGCGAACGTGAGACTCTACGAGCGCCTCGGCTTCACCGTGCAGGGTGAGGAGGCGGTTCTCGGTGTCCCCAACTGGTACATGATGCGGACGCCGCTCTCGGCCGCCCGCTCGCGCGGCACCGTCGCCGAGGAGAGGCCCGCGGTCAAGCACGTGCTCGAGACCGCGCTCTACTGCGACGATCTCGAAAAGACGACGCGCTTCTACTGCGACGTGCTCGGGCTCATGCCTCTCTTCGCGGACACGCGCCTCACCGCGCTCGATGCGGGGCATGGCACCGTCCTGCTCCTCTTCAGGCGGGGCGGATCGCTGGCGCCGATGCCGTTCCCGGGCGGGATCATCCCACCGCACGACGCCGCGGGGCCGGCCCACGTCGCCTTCGCGGTCGGTGCCTCCGAGATGGAGAGCTGGGAGCGGCGCCTCGAGTCCGCCGGCATCGCCACCGACGGCCGCGTGAACTGGGAGCGAGGCGGCCGGAGCATCTACTTCCGCGACCCCGAGGGCCACTCGATCGAGCTGGCCACGCCCGGGACCTGGCCGACGTACTGA
- a CDS encoding ABC-F family ATP-binding cassette domain-containing protein: MIALTNVCKQYGRRILLVDASFQLNPGEKVGLVGPNGAGKTTVFRMIAGEEEPDAGEVSLPKRVTVGYFRQDVEAMGGRTVLDEAIAGSGRLGDLHHELSDLEHAMGDPSRADEMDAILARFGEVQHEYQERGGYELEARARAVLHGLGFDDRAIDGDVAAMSGGWKMRVAMAKVLLGDFDVLLMDEPTNHLDIESILWLESFLATTRAAVLMTCHDRDFMNRVVDRIVDIDGGELVAYAGDYDFYARERALRATQQEAAYERQQAMLAKEQRFIERFAAHAAKAAQVQSRVKKLEKIETLEPPRRRKAVSFDFRTPPRSGDDVALLAGVVKRYGDKSIYDGLDLTIRRGERWCVMGRNGAGKTTLLKMVAGALTPDAGSVRLGASLNMGYFAQQSLDLLDPALTLFEQMQKDFPLEGQGTLRALLGAFQFSGDDVDKPVRALSGGEKSRLVIARMLLNPPNFLVLDEPTNHLDLETKEMLVAALATFEGTMLFVSHDRTFLRGLSSRVLELHPDDGDRRPMTYLGGYAEYVASTGHEAPGVHA; this comes from the coding sequence ATGATCGCTCTCACGAACGTCTGCAAGCAGTACGGCCGTCGCATCCTCCTCGTCGACGCCTCGTTCCAGCTCAACCCGGGGGAGAAGGTCGGCCTCGTGGGGCCCAACGGGGCGGGGAAGACGACCGTCTTCCGGATGATCGCCGGCGAGGAAGAGCCGGACGCCGGCGAAGTCTCGCTCCCCAAGCGCGTCACGGTCGGCTACTTCCGGCAAGACGTCGAAGCGATGGGCGGCCGCACCGTTCTGGACGAGGCGATCGCGGGGAGCGGACGGCTCGGCGATCTCCATCACGAGCTCTCGGATCTCGAGCACGCGATGGGTGACCCGTCGCGTGCGGACGAGATGGACGCGATCCTTGCCCGGTTCGGCGAGGTCCAGCACGAGTACCAGGAGCGCGGAGGATACGAGCTGGAAGCGCGGGCGCGCGCGGTCCTCCACGGCCTCGGCTTCGACGATCGCGCGATCGACGGCGACGTGGCGGCGATGTCGGGCGGATGGAAGATGCGTGTCGCGATGGCGAAGGTTCTCTTGGGTGACTTCGACGTCCTGCTCATGGACGAGCCGACGAACCACCTCGACATCGAGTCGATCCTCTGGCTCGAGTCGTTCCTCGCGACGACGCGCGCCGCCGTGCTCATGACCTGCCACGACCGCGACTTCATGAACCGCGTCGTCGACCGGATCGTCGACATCGACGGCGGCGAGCTCGTCGCCTACGCGGGCGACTACGACTTCTACGCGCGGGAGCGCGCGCTCCGCGCCACGCAGCAGGAGGCCGCTTACGAGCGCCAGCAGGCGATGCTCGCCAAGGAGCAACGGTTCATCGAGCGCTTCGCCGCGCACGCCGCCAAGGCGGCCCAGGTCCAGAGCCGCGTCAAGAAGCTCGAGAAGATCGAGACGCTCGAGCCGCCGCGGCGGAGGAAGGCGGTCTCCTTCGACTTCCGCACGCCGCCGCGCTCGGGCGACGACGTCGCGCTGCTCGCGGGCGTCGTGAAGCGGTACGGCGACAAGTCGATCTACGACGGGCTCGACCTCACGATCCGGCGCGGAGAGCGCTGGTGCGTCATGGGGCGTAACGGCGCGGGGAAGACGACCCTCCTCAAGATGGTCGCCGGTGCGCTCACGCCCGACGCGGGCTCGGTACGGCTCGGCGCGTCGCTCAACATGGGCTACTTCGCCCAGCAGTCGCTCGATCTCCTCGATCCGGCGCTCACGCTCTTCGAGCAGATGCAGAAGGATTTTCCGCTCGAGGGGCAGGGGACGCTCCGGGCGCTCCTCGGCGCCTTCCAGTTCTCGGGGGACGACGTCGACAAGCCGGTGCGCGCGCTGTCCGGCGGCGAGAAGTCGCGACTCGTCATCGCGCGGATGCTCTTGAACCCGCCGAACTTCCTCGTGCTCGACGAGCCCACGAACCACCTCGACCTCGAGACGAAGGAGATGCTCGTGGCCGCCCTCGCGACGTTCGAGGGGACGATGCTGTTCGTCTCCCACGACCGCACGTTCCTGCGCGGACTCTCGAGCCGCGTGCTCGAGCTGCATCCGGACGACGGCGACCGGCGGCCGATGACCTACCTCGGCGGTTACGCCGAGTACGTGGCATCCACCGGGCACGAAGCTCCCGGCGTGCACGCTTAG
- a CDS encoding PIN domain-containing protein, translating into MSGEGVLLDSVIVIDHLNGVDEATAFMRRTGNRAHISAITRAEVLAGAPASMISRVRSLLDAIPLVAIDAPVADLAAELRRAHRWRLPDALQAAAALHHGFSLATRNTKDFPPRRHAFVIVPYTR; encoded by the coding sequence GTGAGTGGTGAAGGCGTCCTCCTCGACTCCGTGATCGTCATCGATCATCTGAACGGGGTCGACGAAGCGACCGCGTTCATGCGACGGACGGGAAACCGGGCGCACATCTCGGCGATCACTCGTGCCGAGGTCCTCGCCGGCGCGCCGGCATCGATGATCTCGCGGGTCCGGTCGCTTCTTGACGCCATCCCGCTGGTCGCGATCGATGCGCCGGTCGCCGATCTCGCGGCCGAGCTGCGGCGCGCGCATCGATGGAGGCTGCCGGACGCTCTGCAGGCGGCCGCGGCTCTCCATCACGGGTTCTCTCTCGCCACCAGGAATACGAAGGATTTTCCGCCGCGCCGCCACGCCTTCGTGATCGTCCCGTACACACGCTGA
- a CDS encoding ribbon-helix-helix protein, CopG family, with protein MVRTVISLEQKDKRWLDKTAASEGVPMTELIRRAVRLLRDQTRRERPQLDDLLDATSGSWKLVDGLSYQRKMRREW; from the coding sequence ATGGTCCGAACCGTCATCTCGCTCGAGCAGAAAGACAAGCGCTGGCTGGACAAGACCGCGGCATCCGAAGGGGTGCCGATGACGGAGCTCATTCGGAGGGCGGTCCGTTTGCTCCGCGATCAGACCCGACGGGAGCGCCCGCAGCTCGACGACCTCCTCGATGCGACGTCCGGCAGCTGGAAGCTGGTCGACGGTCTCTCGTACCAGAGGAAGATGCGCCGTGAGTGGTGA
- a CDS encoding DUF1801 domain-containing protein: MKVNAGTVTAWLDALPNDRRDALSKLREMIEHAAPKAKGTMQYGTPSWHLGGPLFAMASHPNAMELLVADPALVKARKKTLGNVEVGTAGFRFKRLDDLDLEGVQSLLDAAAAKRK, translated from the coding sequence ATGAAAGTCAACGCCGGCACGGTGACCGCCTGGCTCGACGCCTTGCCCAACGATCGCCGGGACGCCCTCTCGAAGCTCCGCGAGATGATCGAGCACGCCGCGCCTAAGGCGAAGGGGACGATGCAATACGGCACGCCGAGCTGGCACCTCGGTGGGCCGCTCTTCGCGATGGCTTCGCACCCCAATGCGATGGAGCTGCTGGTCGCCGATCCGGCGCTCGTGAAGGCGCGGAAGAAAACCCTCGGTAACGTCGAGGTCGGCACCGCGGGGTTCCGGTTCAAGCGCCTCGACGATCTCGATCTGGAAGGTGTGCAGAGCCTGCTGGATGCGGCTGCTGCGAAGCGAAAGTAA
- a CDS encoding YkgJ family cysteine cluster protein, whose translation MRLVQIGTPTFDPKVGPPCHDCTARCCKYFALEIDAPVTPEDHDFIRWYLMHEHVVVWMMDKAWYLEVRTRCQNLQADNSCGIYHTRPQICRDYGWPDKDKPDEPPCDYFSDEGGYDLFFDTQEKFVAWSKVELAKREARLAKRRKAAKSAARRQAAR comes from the coding sequence GTGCGGCTCGTTCAAATCGGCACCCCGACGTTCGATCCGAAAGTCGGCCCTCCCTGTCACGATTGCACCGCCCGCTGCTGCAAGTACTTCGCCCTCGAGATCGACGCGCCGGTCACGCCGGAGGACCACGATTTCATCCGCTGGTACCTCATGCACGAGCACGTCGTCGTCTGGATGATGGACAAGGCGTGGTATCTCGAGGTCCGGACGCGCTGCCAGAACCTCCAGGCGGACAACAGCTGCGGCATCTACCACACCCGCCCGCAGATCTGCCGCGACTACGGCTGGCCCGACAAGGACAAGCCGGACGAGCCGCCCTGCGACTACTTCTCCGACGAGGGCGGGTACGACCTCTTCTTCGATACCCAGGAGAAATTCGTCGCCTGGTCGAAGGTCGAGCTCGCGAAGCGAGAGGCACGGCTGGCCAAGAGGCGTAAGGCGGCCAAGTCGGCCGCGCGGCGGCAGGCGGCGAGGTGA
- a CDS encoding amidohydrolase family protein gives MILYAAKHLLPVSSPPIQSGAVVAHEGRIVAVGRRRDLLKAHADAEVRDLGDAVLIPGLVNAHTHIELSWMNGEPPAGGSYMTWLEDLIARRGSIEEATARAAASSAIESMLARGTVAIGDVANQSWAAPLLASSRLAGTVFLEIFGFKSGDAESILDAAAGRLEAIDATPEMKAAKGRISAILTPHAAQTTSAPLLKALGGRAAAAGEALSIHVAESIEESQLLRDGTGPFRDLLIRRGAWDDAWKAPGLTPVEYLDRLGVLSPRTLAVHCVHLDHHDLTRLQARGVTVVTCPRSNQRLGVGKAPIPKLLASGIPVALGTDSLASSPDVDVFNEVAVLRQEHPGLAPAAALRIATLNGARALGLAKDLGTIEPGKSAALAVVGLPDPNDDPLEAVTWTSEQVFALDGAPFETVAR, from the coding sequence ATGATTCTCTATGCCGCGAAGCATCTGCTTCCCGTGTCGTCGCCTCCGATTCAAAGCGGTGCCGTGGTGGCGCACGAAGGAAGGATCGTCGCCGTCGGGCGGCGGCGCGATCTTCTCAAAGCTCATGCCGATGCCGAAGTCCGCGATCTCGGTGACGCGGTCCTGATACCCGGCCTCGTCAACGCCCATACCCACATCGAGCTGTCGTGGATGAACGGCGAGCCTCCGGCCGGCGGCTCGTACATGACCTGGCTCGAGGACCTCATCGCGCGCCGCGGATCGATCGAGGAAGCGACGGCCCGCGCCGCCGCCTCGAGCGCGATCGAGTCGATGCTGGCGCGCGGAACCGTCGCAATCGGCGACGTCGCGAACCAGAGCTGGGCGGCGCCGCTCCTCGCGAGCTCACGCCTCGCGGGAACGGTTTTCCTCGAGATCTTCGGCTTCAAGTCCGGCGACGCCGAGTCGATCCTCGACGCGGCGGCCGGCCGCCTCGAGGCGATCGACGCGACGCCCGAGATGAAGGCGGCGAAGGGGCGCATTTCGGCGATCCTGACGCCGCACGCCGCCCAGACGACGTCGGCGCCGCTCCTGAAGGCTCTGGGCGGCCGGGCCGCCGCGGCGGGCGAGGCGCTTTCGATCCACGTCGCCGAAAGCATCGAGGAGTCGCAGCTCCTGCGCGACGGGACCGGGCCGTTCCGCGACCTCCTCATCCGCCGCGGCGCCTGGGACGACGCGTGGAAGGCGCCGGGGCTCACGCCGGTCGAGTACCTCGACCGCCTCGGAGTCCTCTCGCCGCGCACGCTCGCCGTCCACTGCGTCCACCTCGACCATCACGATCTCACCCGCCTCCAGGCGCGCGGGGTGACGGTCGTCACCTGCCCGCGGAGCAATCAGAGGCTCGGTGTCGGCAAAGCCCCCATTCCGAAGCTTCTCGCGTCGGGGATCCCGGTCGCGCTGGGCACCGACTCGCTCGCCTCGTCCCCCGACGTCGACGTGTTCAACGAGGTCGCGGTCCTGAGGCAGGAGCACCCCGGCCTCGCGCCGGCGGCCGCCCTTCGCATCGCGACCCTGAACGGAGCGCGGGCCCTCGGGCTCGCGAAGGACCTGGGGACGATCGAGCCGGGAAAATCGGCGGCGCTCGCGGTCGTCGGCCTCCCGGACCCGAACGACGACCCGCTCGAGGCGGTCACCTGGACTTCCGAGCAGGTCTTCGCACTCGACGGGGCGCCGTTCGAGACGGTTGCCCGTTGA
- a CDS encoding UbiA-like polyprenyltransferase, whose amino-acid sequence MTAAAPALRSIGAWGRMVKFSHSVFALPFALSGTALAAARHGISLRQVVWVVVAMVAARNAAMGWNRLADHAIDARNPRTAGRELPAGVLSRPAVLAFTLGLAALFVVASFQLGRLCGLLSPVALAVVFGYSYTKRFTWASHLVLGLSLSMAPMGGWLAVAGRFDLVPWCLAAAVFFWVAGFDTIYACQDEAFDRSAGLFSIPARFGAATALVLARVFHLLVLLAMAAVGAAAHLHPVYWAGIALIAAVLLWEHRLVRADDLSKVGVAFLNANGLVSMLYLGVVLTALAFGRMAS is encoded by the coding sequence TTGACCGCCGCTGCCCCGGCCCTCCGCTCGATCGGCGCGTGGGGGCGGATGGTCAAGTTCTCCCACAGCGTCTTCGCGCTGCCCTTCGCGCTCTCCGGAACGGCGCTCGCCGCGGCCCGTCATGGCATCTCGCTCCGTCAGGTCGTGTGGGTCGTCGTCGCGATGGTGGCGGCGCGCAACGCCGCGATGGGATGGAACCGGCTTGCCGATCACGCAATCGATGCCCGGAACCCGCGGACGGCGGGGCGCGAGCTGCCGGCCGGCGTGCTCTCGCGGCCGGCGGTCCTCGCGTTCACGCTGGGGCTCGCCGCGCTGTTCGTCGTGGCGTCGTTCCAGCTGGGCCGGCTCTGCGGCCTTCTGTCGCCCGTGGCGCTCGCCGTCGTCTTCGGCTACTCGTACACGAAGCGCTTCACCTGGGCGAGCCATCTCGTCCTGGGCCTCTCGCTCTCGATGGCGCCGATGGGCGGGTGGCTGGCGGTCGCGGGGCGCTTCGACCTCGTGCCCTGGTGCCTCGCCGCCGCCGTCTTCTTCTGGGTGGCGGGGTTCGACACGATCTACGCCTGCCAGGACGAAGCATTCGACCGGAGCGCGGGGCTCTTCTCGATCCCCGCCCGCTTCGGCGCGGCCACCGCCCTCGTCCTCGCCCGCGTCTTCCACCTGCTGGTGCTCCTGGCGATGGCGGCCGTCGGCGCCGCGGCGCACCTCCACCCGGTCTACTGGGCGGGGATCGCGCTCATCGCGGCGGTGCTCCTCTGGGAGCACCGGCTCGTGCGCGCGGACGATCTCTCGAAAGTCGGCGTCGCCTTTCTGAACGCGAACGGGCTCGTGAGCATGCTCTACCTCGGGGTCGTCCTCACCGCGCTCGCCTTCGGGAGAATGGCGTCATGA
- a CDS encoding TIGR00730 family Rossman fold protein, whose product MKPHDHDEAMVPAFEDLEFLRRDELRPTRLMLEHLKPELFLRSAGIRSTIVVFGSARIIEPALAAARLDETKRLRDRRPGDPASERLVRIAERLVLSSKYYETAREFGKIVSTESDHVVMTGGGPGVMEATNRGARDAGAKSVGLNIELPHEQSPNPYITRGLSFNFHYFAMRKMHFMLRAKALVAFPGGFGTMDELFEALTLVQTGKVAHLPVILVGRSFWEKAIDFDLLVDEGLIAPEDVLLFRFAETAKEAWEHIVAYYAKYGDE is encoded by the coding sequence ATGAAACCCCACGACCACGACGAAGCGATGGTCCCCGCCTTCGAGGACCTCGAATTCCTGAGGCGGGACGAGCTGCGACCGACGCGGCTCATGCTCGAGCACTTGAAGCCGGAGCTGTTCCTGCGCTCAGCGGGAATCCGTTCCACGATCGTGGTCTTCGGGAGCGCGCGCATCATCGAGCCGGCGCTCGCGGCCGCGCGCCTCGACGAGACGAAGCGCCTCCGTGACCGCCGGCCCGGCGATCCGGCTTCCGAGAGGCTCGTGCGCATCGCCGAGCGCCTCGTCCTCAGCTCGAAGTACTACGAGACCGCGCGGGAATTCGGCAAGATCGTCTCGACGGAGAGCGACCACGTCGTCATGACCGGAGGCGGGCCCGGCGTCATGGAGGCCACGAACCGCGGTGCCCGCGATGCCGGCGCGAAATCCGTGGGGCTCAACATCGAGCTGCCGCACGAGCAGTCTCCCAACCCCTACATCACGCGCGGCCTCTCGTTCAACTTCCACTATTTCGCGATGCGGAAGATGCACTTCATGCTGCGGGCGAAGGCGCTCGTCGCCTTCCCCGGCGGCTTCGGCACGATGGACGAGCTGTTCGAAGCGCTCACGCTCGTGCAGACGGGGAAGGTCGCGCACCTGCCGGTGATCCTCGTCGGGCGCTCGTTCTGGGAGAAGGCGATCGACTTCGACCTCCTCGTCGACGAAGGGCTCATCGCACCCGAGGACGTTCTCCTCTTCCGCTTCGCGGAGACGGCGAAGGAGGCCTGGGAGCACATCGTCGCCTACTACGCGAAGTACGGGGACGAATGA
- a CDS encoding HAD family hydrolase: protein MTAKRLVLFDIDGTLIDTAGAGRRGLTASFRAVFGLDGVDEAAERVRFGGKSDPTIIADIAREAGLPPALVAERYADLQAAYLEALLSELARPDTARRVLPGVRSLLDGLAARGDVVLGLVTGNIEAGARAKLSAFDLNRYFQGGGFSSDHPDRGEIARIAHERLSRVAGFRFPAGDVVVVGDTELDVACARTNGFRAIAVESGWIPRAVLEAAEPHALFADLTDRDAVMAAMGLAG, encoded by the coding sequence ATGACGGCGAAGCGGCTCGTGCTGTTTGACATCGACGGCACGCTCATCGATACCGCGGGCGCCGGCCGGCGCGGGCTGACCGCGTCGTTCCGCGCCGTCTTCGGTCTCGACGGGGTGGACGAGGCCGCCGAACGCGTTCGCTTCGGCGGCAAGTCCGACCCGACGATCATCGCCGACATCGCGCGCGAAGCGGGCCTGCCGCCGGCGCTCGTCGCGGAGCGTTACGCTGACCTTCAGGCGGCCTACCTCGAGGCGCTCCTGTCCGAGCTCGCCCGGCCCGACACCGCGCGGCGCGTCCTCCCGGGCGTCCGCAGTCTTCTCGACGGACTCGCGGCGCGCGGGGACGTCGTCCTCGGCCTCGTCACCGGGAACATCGAGGCCGGCGCACGGGCGAAGCTCTCGGCGTTCGACCTCAACCGCTACTTCCAGGGCGGCGGGTTCTCGTCGGACCATCCCGATCGCGGCGAGATCGCGAGGATCGCGCACGAGAGGCTCTCCCGCGTCGCCGGGTTCCGCTTTCCCGCGGGCGACGTCGTCGTCGTCGGCGACACCGAGCTCGACGTGGCGTGCGCCCGCACCAACGGCTTCCGGGCGATCGCGGTCGAATCCGGCTGGATCCCGCGCGCGGTCCTCGAAGCGGCCGAGCCTCACGCGCTCTTTGCCGACCTCACCGACCGCGACGCGGTGATGGCCGCGATGGGCCTCGCCGGCTGA
- a CDS encoding uracil-DNA glycosylase has translation MNVSVEAWARLEGEIARCTRCPRLRAHCETVAQVKRRAFRHETYWAKPVPGFGDRRAKILLVGLAPAAHGANRTGRMFTGDDSGNWLYAALHRAGLANRPGSESRGDGLALRSAFITASARCAPPDNKPTPEELARCAPFLDREIELLPGIAVVVALGKIAWDTVLRRAVRAGELPRPRPVFGHGAVASIRLTAGGPEIALVGSYHPSRQNTNTGKLTRAMLDDVLKRAVALSRRGPSRPSPRRGR, from the coding sequence TTGAACGTCTCCGTCGAGGCCTGGGCGCGGCTCGAAGGGGAGATCGCGCGCTGCACCCGCTGCCCGCGACTGAGGGCGCACTGCGAGACGGTCGCGCAGGTCAAGCGCCGCGCGTTCCGCCACGAGACCTATTGGGCGAAGCCCGTTCCCGGCTTCGGCGACCGCCGGGCGAAGATCCTCCTCGTCGGGCTCGCCCCCGCGGCGCACGGCGCGAACCGCACGGGGCGGATGTTCACCGGCGACGACTCGGGGAACTGGCTCTACGCCGCTCTGCACCGGGCGGGGCTCGCGAACCGGCCGGGCTCGGAGAGCCGGGGGGACGGCCTCGCGCTTCGCTCCGCGTTCATCACCGCCTCTGCGCGGTGCGCCCCTCCCGACAACAAGCCGACGCCGGAGGAGCTCGCACGCTGTGCGCCGTTCCTCGATCGGGAGATCGAGCTGTTGCCCGGGATCGCCGTCGTCGTCGCGCTCGGCAAGATTGCCTGGGACACCGTCCTGCGGCGTGCGGTGCGCGCAGGCGAGCTGCCACGGCCCCGCCCCGTGTTCGGACACGGCGCCGTCGCCTCGATCCGCCTGACCGCCGGCGGGCCGGAGATCGCGCTCGTCGGGTCGTACCACCCGAGCCGGCAGAACACGAACACCGGGAAGCTGACTCGAGCGATGCTCGACGACGTCCTGAAACGGGCGGTCGCCCTCAGCCGGCGAGGCCCATCGCGGCCATCACCGCGTCGCGGTCGGTGA
- a CDS encoding TlpA disulfide reductase family protein yields MRLALAAMALAATASLTYAQDRDEVRWIAAGKAGWTAAVGRELPPKTSPLLAPVNYAKVPDAKIPLAAGGVFDVASARGGVLIIDYWASWCTPCLQELPHLEKLFESRSAKGLTVLAINVDEDAATARASAKKIGLTMTIALNDNEFFRKLNVQQLSLPTTLVVDRQGRMRGRWNGYRTGDENDIAALVDTLLGADDKNPGRSIADVAAGAGRLSPLWSRDIRGSADGVLGLAPGLASGARAVASGGGTLSFYAADGTVTGTLPVPSWAGRLLAIDKDTRLVAAFRPGGQTIGTLQLPEGTAKEIAVDAPIVNAAAAGARVVVVTTAGASIADPAQASSTAVTGFEKARDVASSEGAALVLRADGSIASLEPAGAFSAKADEAPRLVFAHAGGVLVGPRTAVAAAAGKFLPGGGEQIALATYAGRLVLLDAKDGKILFDAVWPDLHDLASIDLDGDGKDELLVASGHSIAALAGH; encoded by the coding sequence ATGCGCCTCGCCCTTGCCGCTATGGCACTCGCCGCGACGGCGTCGCTCACGTACGCACAAGACCGCGATGAGGTCAGGTGGATCGCAGCGGGGAAGGCCGGATGGACCGCCGCCGTCGGTCGCGAGCTGCCCCCGAAGACCAGTCCTCTCCTGGCGCCGGTCAACTACGCGAAGGTGCCGGACGCGAAGATCCCGCTCGCGGCCGGCGGCGTCTTCGACGTCGCCTCGGCACGCGGCGGCGTCCTGATCATCGACTACTGGGCGTCGTGGTGCACGCCCTGCCTCCAGGAGCTGCCCCATCTCGAGAAGCTCTTCGAGTCGCGATCGGCCAAAGGGCTCACGGTGCTCGCGATCAACGTCGACGAGGACGCCGCGACGGCGCGCGCCTCGGCGAAGAAGATCGGCCTCACGATGACGATCGCGCTCAACGACAACGAGTTCTTCCGCAAGCTCAACGTCCAGCAGCTGAGCCTCCCCACGACCCTCGTCGTGGACCGGCAGGGCCGGATGCGAGGACGCTGGAACGGTTACCGCACCGGCGACGAGAACGACATCGCGGCGCTCGTCGACACGTTACTCGGCGCGGACGACAAGAACCCCGGACGGTCGATCGCGGACGTCGCCGCGGGCGCGGGGCGCCTGTCGCCGCTCTGGTCGCGTGACATCCGCGGAAGCGCCGACGGCGTGCTCGGGCTCGCGCCCGGCCTCGCCTCGGGCGCGCGCGCCGTTGCCTCGGGCGGAGGAACGCTCAGCTTCTACGCGGCCGACGGCACGGTGACCGGGACGCTGCCGGTACCGAGCTGGGCCGGGCGCCTCCTTGCGATCGATAAGGACACCCGCCTCGTCGCGGCGTTTCGGCCCGGAGGCCAGACGATCGGAACCTTGCAGCTTCCCGAGGGCACGGCGAAGGAGATCGCCGTCGATGCCCCGATCGTCAACGCGGCCGCCGCCGGCGCGCGGGTCGTCGTCGTGACGACCGCGGGAGCATCGATCGCCGACCCGGCGCAGGCCTCGTCGACGGCGGTGACGGGTTTCGAGAAGGCGCGCGACGTCGCTTCGAGCGAAGGCGCGGCGCTCGTCCTTCGCGCGGACGGATCGATCGCTTCGCTCGAACCTGCCGGCGCGTTCTCGGCAAAGGCGGACGAGGCGCCGCGCCTCGTCTTCGCGCACGCCGGCGGCGTCCTCGTCGGACCGCGTACCGCCGTCGCCGCGGCGGCCGGGAAATTCCTGCCGGGTGGCGGAGAGCAGATCGCGCTCGCCACGTACGCGGGACGGCTCGTCCTCCTCGACGCGAAGGACGGCAAGATCCTGTTCGACGCGGTCTGGCCCGACCTTCACGACCTCGCCTCGATCGATCTCGACGGCGACGGCAAGGACGAGCTGCTCGTCGCGTCCGGCCACTCGATCGCGGCGCTCGCCGGGCATTGA